GGTGCGTCCCCTGGACGGCGAGCAGCCTCTGGCCTTTGTCAGCGAGCTGCAGCGCGCCATGCTGGCGGGCGTGCTGGACGCCTCGGCCCGCACCCGCCTGCGCACCTGGGCGCCGCAGCCCCTGACGCGGACTGGCCCGGTGCAGCCCTGGCCCGCCCAGGCCCTGGCCGCACCCACCAGTCTGCTGGGCGCCGAGGTGCGCGCCCTGGGCTTTGGCTACCGCCTGCTGCAGGCCGCCCACGGGTTTACCCTGCTGCGCTGCGGCCTGCCGGAACACCACGCCCCCGAACTGGCCCTGCAGGTGGGCGCGCCGCCTGCCCCGCGCTGGCACTGGCAGCTGGCCGCCTGCGTGGCGCGGCGCGACGCCCCCGCTCACCACCGCCCCTTTGCCCTGCGGCTGCAGCGGCCGGGGCAACCGGCGCCCGAGGTGCTGCTGCCCGCCCTGGAGGTGGGCCGCTGGGTTCAGCTGTCCGGCACCGGCCAGGGCCCTGTGCTGGAAGTGCTGTGCGCCGGGGCCAATGTGGTTCTGCATGTGGCGAATCTGACCCTGCGCCCCGAGGCCGACGCGGCCGGCCCCCCCGTGGCCCCGGCCTGATCCCGACACCGACCGCACCCGCTGCACCAGCGGTTCTCTCCGAGGAGCGCGAGGGGAAGAAAGACGCGCCTCCGGGCGAGGTGCCACCACGCCGGAACAGGGCCCCGTCTCAGCGAAGCGGCCGTTTGGCCCAACGAGAGCTGTGGAAGCACCGGGAAGTGACAGTGGCGGTCTTTCGAAAGAGAGACGGCCAAAGGTGGATTGAAGGAACCCCAGCGTAAGACGCTGGGGTGTTTGGAGCGAACTGCCGTTGCTAAGTACGTTGCACCTCACGTTATGACTTTGCAGGAGAGCACCGCAAAGCCTCCACTCCCGGTGCAACGTCCTTGTTTCGATACTCGCTCCGCTCGGTTGATCTAAAGATCAACAGCGAGCTACTTAAGTTTAGATTTGGCACTCTACAGCACAGCGACTTCCAATTCACGCAGGAGATCATGGAGCGCCCACACCGCCATGTTCTCCATCTCCCACTGCGCTTCGAGGGCGGGGAGGATGTGGCCGACATACAGGAGGGCCGCGTGGAACGCAGCCACTGGTCGAGAGAGTTCGTAGGCACGGCGCAACAGCGCCGGTGTACTCACGCCCGCCCACGCCGAGAGATACGCCTCGACGATGCGGTCACGCGCCTGTGGCTGTTCGGGCAGAAAGGTCCCAAGCTCAGCCAGAAACAGGCGCAAACTGAAAAACGGGTGCGTGATCGTGGCATCCGAGAAGTCGAAAAACACAGCCTGATCCCCTCGAACCGCCACATTGGTGGGCCAGAAGTCCCCGTGTTCCAATGTGTCAGGCACGCCACAAGCAGCAAGTTGAGCACAGAGGGCCTTCAGGTGTGGGCCCTGAACCCGCAGGCGCTCCAAGTCGCGTGGGTCCCCACTGAAATTGACCGCTGAGCCAAGGTCGTCAGGAGCCAGTCCACCTGATCCGCCAGCGCTGTGCAGGTGAAGTCTGGAAGGCCCGGCACCTGGCCCACCAAGGCCCGTTGCATCTCCCCATACCGGCGTGCGGCCTGTTCATACTGCGCCAGGTCACGGGTGTCATGGAGAGGCACGGCCTGCAAATCCTGCATCAGGAAGCCCCCCCTGGCCTCGTCCAGTGCCACCACCTCGGCCACTTCGCCCGGAAAGTGCTGCGCCAACCAGCGCAGGAGGGTCCCCTCCTGTGCCAGCGGAGGGGGCGCGGCTTTGTAGTACAGCCGACCACGGCCGGTCGGCACTTCCAGCAGCGTGGACCGCTCCCAGTTGCGAAGTTGACGAATCGGGCCGGTCAGGATGGTCCCCCTGAGCTCAAGCTGCGCTTCGATCCAGGCACAGGTGTCCTGAAACCAGCCGGGTTGGGCCCAGGGCCGCCGGGTGGCCGGCCGGCCGTCACGCCGTTCCCTGAACCAGTCGTCCAGATGTGGACGGTGTTCCGGAGTTCCGAGCCGCAGGTCCGCGACCTCGTCCTGGAGCACCCAGCGGGTGCCCGCAGGATGCCTGTTGTCCGGTGTCAGGTTCTCTAACTCGTACACGCTGTTGATCATCTCAGCACCGGGCTGCCAGTCATCTCCCAGGCAGCACAGGGTCACAACGTCCAGGCCGAAGGTTGTCTGAACGGTCTGGTTGAGATGGGCAACCACGCCGAAATGGGGCTCACTGGGTGTCACGGTGGGTAACGCCCAGCTCCCCTGGTCTGCAATGAGCAGCAGCGCGGCCTGGTGGGGATGGGGAAGAAGCAGGTGGTAGATGCTTGACGGGGTGGCTAAGGCGCTCATGCAGGCCTCCCTCGGAATCACGACAGGGCGAAACATCGAGGGAAGACGGGTGCTGAAAAGGGGAACGTGGTTCCCCTCCGCCATCCCTCACGAACAACACGACATGCACCCCGGTGCGTGGGGTGAGGTGGTGGACCGTGAGGGTTAGAAGCGCTTGAACACAGAACGTCCTTGAAGAAGTGTGGTCAACCTACCACGCCCACTGGTGGCACTGGCGTTGGATGGGGCAGCGTTGGCCGGGTGCCCCAAACAGCAGTTTCCCTCACGCTGGGCCCATTGACGGCTGTCTGCAGGAGCCCGCCCTAGCGCAGCACCCCGCCCAGCGCCGCCCCCGCTCCCACGACCAGCCACGGCGGCACCCGGCCCTGTTCCAGTGCTGCAAACGCCGCCAGCACCAGCGCAAAATCCAGGGGTGAAGCCACAGCCCCGGTGAACACCGGGCTATACAGCGCGGCCAGCAGCAACCCCACCACCGCCGCGTTCACGCCCCGCAGCGCCGCCTGTGCGCCCGGCCGCGTGCGCCAGTGGGCCCAGAAGGGCAGGGCGCCAGCCACCAGCAGAAAGGCCGGCAGAAAGATGGCCCCCAGCGCCAGCCCCGCCGCCAGGAGGCGGGGCAAGCCCACCTCGGCCACGGCGCCCAGGTAGGCACTGAACGTGAACAGGGGTCCCGGCACCGCCTGCACGGCCCCGTAGCCCACCAAGAACGCATCCGGCGTGACCCAGCCCGGCGACACCACCTCGGCCTCCAGCAGCGGCAGAACCACGTGCCCGCCCCCGAACACCAACGCGCCGGCGCGGTAAAAACTGTCCAGCACCTCCAGCACCGGGCCCCCCACCACCCCGCGCAGCAGCGGCAGGGCCAGCAGCAGCGCCCCGAACAGCCCCAGGCAGACCGCCCCCACCCGCCGCGACAGGGCTGCCGGCCGCGCCTCACCCGCCGATCCCACCCTAGCGGGCAACCACCGCCAGCCGATCAGGCCCGCCGCGCCCATGATCAGCACCTGCACGACCGGCGCGGGGGCCAGCAGCGTCACCACGGCCGCTGCCAGGGCCAGCGCCGCACGGGGCCGGTCCGGCGTGAGGGTGCGCGCCATGCCCAGCACCGCCTGCGCCACCACCGCCACTGCCACCAGCTTCAGGCCGCGCAGCCCGCCCGCCCCGGCCAGGTCGCCCGCACGGCTGATCCCCAGGGCCAGCAGTACCATCAGCGCCGCGCTGGGCAGAGTGAAGCCCACCCACGCCGCCAGTGCGCCCGGCAGCCCCGCACGCTGCAGGCCCAGCGCCATGCCCACCTGACTGCTGGCCGGGCCCGGCAGAAACTGACACAGCGCCACCAGTTCCGCGTACGCCGGTTCATCCAGCCAGCGGCGGCGGTGAACAAATTCGGTGCGGAAATAGCCCAGGTGCGCCACCGGCCCGCCAAAACTGGTCAGGCCCAGCCGGCCAAACGCCAGCAGCACCTCCAGCACCGTGCCCCGGGGCAGGGGAGAGGCAGCCGCGCGGTCCCCACGACCCGGCGCTGGCCCATCCGGACCCTGCCCTTCAGGCCGAGGCGCCACGGTCCGCTGAGCCCCCGGCCGGGGCCTGGGGGCGTGCGGGGGCCCCCAGCCACAGGTGAACGCCCGCCGCCAGCCCGGCCCCCAGCGCCGGGGCCACCCAGTACAGCCAGTGCGCGGTCCAGATGCCGCTCACCAGCGCCGGACCAAAGGAGCGCGCCGGGTTCATGCTGGCCCCGCTGATGGGCCCGCCCATGGCGGCGGCCAGGGCCACCACCCCGCCCACCACCCAGGGCCGCCCGGCGCGCAGCGCGGCCAGCAGCAGAAAGAAGGTCAGCAGCAGTTCCAGGCCAAACGACTGCGCCGCACTCCCCGCCGGAACAGTCACCCCCAGCCCCCCCTCGCGCCCCAGCAGGGCCAGCAGCGCCAGCGCCGCCAGCACGGCCCCCGTCAGCTGCGCCGCCACGTAGGGCGCCACCCAGGCCCGGGGCAGCTGCCCGCAGAGCGCCAGGGCCAGCGTGGCCGCCGGGTTGATGTGCGCGCCGCTCACCGGGCCCAGCGTGGCCAGCACCGCCATCACGCTCAGGCCAAACACCAGCGCCACCCCCAGGTGCCCCAGGGCCCCGGTCTGGGCCTGCACCACAGCGGCCCCGGGCCCGAAGAACACCAGGGCAAAGGTGCCCAGTCCCTCGGCCACAGCGGCGCGGCCCAGGCTTGGCGCCACCTCAGGCCACCGGCACGGCGGGGCTGTCCAGGTGACCCGGCGGCGGCGCCTCGCCGGCCTGCAGGGCCTGCACGAACGCATCAAACTGAAGCTTCATCTGGTCGCGCACCGCCCGCCAGCGCGCCAGACTGCCGCCGCTGGGGTCCACAAACGGGTAATGCCGCCGCTGGGTCGCGGCCGGATACACCGGGCACCCGGCCGCCGCGCTGTCACAGACGGTCACCACGTAGTCAAAGCGCTGGGCATCCGGCACGTCCCAGAGCGTTTTACTGGTGTGCCCCGACAGATCCACGCCCAGTTCGGCCATCACGGCGACGGCTTCGGGCTTTACCCGGGTGGCCTCGGTGCCGGCGGAATGCACGTCCAGGGCCACCCCCAGGCGCGCGGCAGCGGCCCGTACCAGCCCCTCGGCCATCTGGGAACGGGCAGAATTGTGGGTGCAGAGAATCAGGACACGGCGCACAGAGCCACCCTAACACACCGATTTAGCTTGATGTGTCAGGCCTGGATGATCGGGAAACAGGTCGGTGAGGAGCTGACCGCCCAGCAGAAACAGAGGTGCTGTCTTTAGCGTGTAGTACACGTTTTTCCCCCGCTGTTCGGCGGCCACCATCCCCGCTTCTTTCAAAACATTCAGGTGGTACGACACTTTGGACTGTGGAAGACCCAGCAGGGCTTCCAGGTCGCAGACGCAGCGTTCACCCTGGGCCAGGTGGCGCACGAGGTCGTACCGGGTGTCCTGTGCGAGCGCCTTGAGTTGATCCAGCACTGTGGGCGCAGTCAGGGTCATCACCCATTCATTCTAGTCGGTTTCTTGCGGCGGCCACACACTGCTGTCGTCATCTGTGGCCCAGCTGTGATCGGCCCTGCACCCCGGGTCGGCTGGCCCCGGGGCTGCCCAGACCGCCCGCGCCCCCCGCCCGGCGGGCACGCGGCATACTTTGCGCTATGGGTTACGAGCTTCTGGTCATGAAATTCGGCGGGACGAACATGCAAGACGCCCGCGCCGTGCGCCACAGCGCCTCGCTGGCCGGGCGCAGCATCCAGGGCGGCGTGAAGGTGGTGGTGGTGGTCTCGGCCATGGCGGGCGTGACCAACAGCCTGCTGAAACTGGCCGGCGCCGCGCAGGCCGGTGACATTGCCAGCGCCAACGACGAGATTGCCCTGCTGCGCACCCGCCACTTCGCCGCCGCGCAGGAACTGGGCGCCGCCCCCGACAGCGCCGTGGTACGCGAACTGCGCGAGATGCACGAAACCCTGCGCCAGGCCGTCTACGGCGTGTATCTACTGCGCGAACTCACCCCGCGCTCGCGCGACCTGATCGTGGCGTTTGGCGAGCGCCTGTCGGCGCCGCTGATGAGCCTGGCCCTGGAACAGGCGGGCCTGCGCGCCCACCACCTCACGGGCGGCGAGGCCGGCATCCTGACCGACACGCACTTTGGCAATGCCAAACCGCTGCCCGGCACCTACGAGCGCGTCAAGGACCGCCTGAGCGGCCTGCTGGCGGCCGGCGTCACCCCGGTGGTGGCGGGTTTCATGGGCGAGACCGACAAGGGCGCCATCACCACCCTGGGCCGGGGCGGCACCGATTTCAGCGCCACCATCGTGGGCAAGGCCCTGGGCGCCGATGAAGTGTGGGCCTGGAAGGATGTGGACGGCGTGATGAGCGCCGACCCCCGCGTGGTGAAGGACGCCCGCAACATCGAGGTTCTGAGCTACGGCGAGGTGATGGAACTGGCCTATTTCGGCGCCAAGGTGCTGCACCCGCTGGCGGTCACCCCGCTGCAGGAAAGTGGCATTCCCCTGCGCGTGAAAAGTGCCGCCGACCCCGACTTTCCCGGCACCCTGGTGCAGGCCGAGGCGCGCGACGAGGCCGGGCACCCCGTCAAGGCCGTGACCGCCATTCGCAACGTGAGCATCATCAACGTGAGTGGCGCGGGCGTGCTGGGTATTCCTGAAGTGATCGCCAGCGTCTTTGACGCCATTGCCCGCGAAAACGTAACCCTCCTGATGGTCTCGCAGAGTTCGTCCATGAGTAACGTCTCGCTGGCCGTGCAGACCGCCGACGCCGAGCGCACCCTCACGGCTCTGCGCGCCGGGGTCAGCCTGGAACTGCAGATCGAGGAGCAGCCCGGCGTGGCGGTGCTGGCGATTGTGGGCAGCGGCATGCGCGGTCAGCGCGGCGTCTCGGCCCGCATGTTTACCGCCCTGGCCGACGAGGACGTGAACATCCTGATGATCTCGCAGGGCAGCTCGGAGCTGAACGTGTCGGTGGCCGTGGAGGGCGAACACGTAGAGACCGCCACCCGCGCCGTTCACCGCGCCTTTGACCTGGGCCAGCGCGCCCTGGCCTGAGCGCTGCTTCCCGCCTGCCTGGCAGGGCAACCTCTCGGGTTAAACCGGGCGGGGGGAGGAAATGCCCTGCCCTGGGAACAGGAGGCGAGTACCGGCTGCGACAGGCTCAAGCCAGAGAAGGGGAGCTGAGCAGGGAGGGCCAGGTCCATCCAATCCATAATGAAACGAAAAATTCACGATCTGGAATAATCGTGATATTTTTCACTTATAGATCAGATTACGCCTGACCCTTGTCCTCACTCTGGTCACTCCCGGGTGTCCCGGGGTCCGGCCGGCGAGCCGCGCAGCCCAGGCCAGCGCCGCGCCATGAGCATGTACAGCCCCGCCACCCAGGCCGTGCTGGCCGTCACCCCGGCCAGGACGTCTGACGGGTAGTGGACCCCCAGATAATTGCGGCTGGTCCCCACCAGCACCGCCCAGCACAGGCCAAATACCGCTACCGGCCAGCCCGCCCGCGACCGCCAGAACACCAGCGCCATGGCAAAGCCAAAGGCCGCGTTGGCCATCGCGTGGCCGCTGGGAAAGCTGAACCCGGGTTCGGTCAACACGGCCACCAGTTCATCCGGGCGGGGGCGCTGAAAGACCAGTTTGGCCGCCACGTTCAGCGCCGTGGCCCCCAGCACGCCCGTCAAAAGAAACCAGCCGTGGGGGCGGCCCTGCCCGCGCCCGGCCTGGCCCAGCAGCCACGCAATGGCCAGTGTGACAAAGGGCAGCACCTTCACCCCTGCCACCTGCGCCAGCACTTCGGCCGCCTGGGTCAGCCCCGGGGTGCGCTGCGCGGCATACCAGGCCAGCACCGCCTGATCCCAGGCAAAGCCGCCTTCCTCAATGACCTCCTCAGCCAGTTCGGTGAACAGCAGCAGGGGCACCAGCACGCCCAGCAACAGCAGCAGCAGCGAACGCCAGCGCTGCCGGACAAAGGGCAGAAATTCGCGGCGCACCCGGTCGAACATCTGCCCATTACAGCCCCTGGCACCTCCGGCGCGCGTTGCCGGATGCTTAATCCGGAGTGCTGTTCAGTTCTGGCCCATCTCAAAAGAGCCGGATGTTTCTCTCCTGCGGCGCCTTGCAGGTTGACTGCCGGGCAATCTGTCCCTGTTGGCAACATGCCGACACCCCTGCGCACTGTTTCGGACGCTGTATGCCACAGACTGCATGCTTAAGCCCACTACGAACAATGGCGCACCCGTCCCTGAGCCAGGTGCGGCATGTGCCAGCGGGGGGCCAGGGCGCACCATAAGGGCCACAGACGCGCGCCACCACAGGCTGCCAGCGGGGCAGCGGCGCGTACAGGACCCCACCATGCTTGACCAGCATCCCGGCCCCGGCCGCGCCCAGTCTCTTCTGGACGAAGCCGCCCACTACCGCCTCGCCCGGCAGGCCGCCCGCGCCCAGCCCAGCGCCCCCAGGGTGGGGCTGCGCCTGAACCTCCGCGCCCTGCTGCACCGCCTGAGCGCCGCGTGACGCCGCGCCCCCACACCACCAGCCGCCCCCCTTCCCAGTGAAGAGGGGCGGCTGGCTGTTGGAGCCAGCGGCGAACTTTACTTCGTTTCCACCAGGCTGTATGCGCCGCTGCCGCTGTAGCTGTAGATGTACCAGCGGTAGGTGCCTGCCCCTGCAGCAGAGGTGATGGCCTCGGTGTGGCCGGGGCTGGTGCTCTGCGCGACCGTGCCCCACGCCGAACCCGACCAGCGCTGCAGGTACAGGTCGAAGTCGCTGCCCGCTGGCCCCGTGAGCGCGCCTTTCAGGGTGCCACCCGCATACGAGAAGCCCGACGACCCGGGCTGCACCGTGGCGGCGCCGCTGCCCAGCGTGCCTGTGTAGGTGCGGCCCGTGGTGGGCGGCGGGGTGGTGCCGCCCGGGTAGATGGCCTGCAGCGCGAACAGGTCGCCCCGGCTGAGGTCCGGGACCTTGCCCAGGTTGCCCGGCGAGCCGTTGTAGGTGCCCACCGGCTGGCTGCGCGCGTAAATGTACGGCGGGAAGTAGTTCATGACCGAGTCGTAGTCGTAGGGGCCGTGGGTGTAGGCGCTACAGGTCCTGCCGAAGTTGGTGGTGTCGCCCACGTAGGCGCTGCCCACCGTGATGTAATTGTCGCGGTCGCAGCGCTGGTGCTCATGGTGAAAGCCCGAGGCGTGGCCCATCTCGTGAATGATGGTGCTGTTGTTAAAGCAGTTCGGCGCAATGGTCAGCGGCTGCGTGCCCCCAATGGCGCCCACATACGACGACCCGCAGCCGCCGCCGCCCACCACGAATTCCACCTTGTGGGTGGCGCCCGGGTTCCACACCCAGCGCAGCGTGGCGCCGGCCTGCGCGTTCCAGCGTTCCACTGCCGCGTTCACGGCTGCGGCCTGCGTGGCCGTCAGGGCACCCTGTTTCCAGAAATACGGCACTGTCCTGTTGGCCCAGTTGCCCCCACCCGCTGCAAAGCGCGAGAGGCTCTGGGTGCCCAGGCTGCCGGCCGGGGCCTTGTCCAGGCGAGCGAGCACCTCTGCGGCGTCCTCCGAGCGGCCCAGCAGCATGTCGCCGTCCACGACGATATGGCCGGCCACATTGCGGTACATCAGGGCAGTGCCGCTGCGCAGGGTGACTTCCACGGCCGTGTCCTGCGACAGGCGGGTGCGGGCGGCAGCATCCAGAGCGTTCAGCGGCGTTTCGCGCAGGTCCACGCGGAAGGTGGGCCCCCCCTGCAGATTCAAGGCTGCGCCCTCGGGCAGCGGCGCCTGCCCGGCACAACCGGCCAGCAGGGCGAGGGTGGCAAGCGGCAGGAGGGCAAAAGTGTGCTTCATAGAGGTCTCCCAGAACCAGCAGACAGTGAGGATCACCCGGCCAGCGTGCAGCCCGCCCCCGGGCCAGGACCTGGGGAAGTGGGCGCATCAGCTGTGGTGTCGCCGCGCATGGTGCCACAGCCGGTTCACTCAGTGGTCTGGCATCCTGTCCTCTGTCCAGCCAAAACGGCCCAAGAGCACACCTTAAGCCGCTCAATCTAAAGAGGGGGGACTGGAAAACGCAGGCGCTCGCTCCCTGTGCTCATGGGTGGGCCCACATCTCGCCGCCGCCCACCAGCTTCCCGGTTCACCTGCCGAACCGGAGGTAGGCCCGCCCCCTTAGCCCGTTACCGGGGCCTGCCTCGCTTCCCGCTCACTCAGAAACGTCTTCACGCTCTGCGCCGCGCGCATGGTCATGCCCGGCACCGCTGCAATCTGTTCCACCGGCGCGCCGGCCAGGTCTTCCAGGCTGGTGAAGTGCTCCAGCAGGGCGTCCCGGCGCTTTTGCCCAATGCCCGGCAGATCGTCGAACACACTGCGCAGCATGTCCTGGCCGCGCAGCTTGCGGTGATAGGTGACCGCGTACTGGTGCACCTCGTCACGCACGCCAATCAGCACCCGCAGCGCCGGGTGGCTGTGCGGCAGCAGCAGTTCGCGGTCCACCCCAATTTCTGTGCCGCCGTCCAGCCACCACTGCGCCCCGTAGCGCCCCGGCAGGATCAGCCGTTCCTCGCGCTTGGCCAGCCCCACCACCGGCAGGTGCAGCTTCGCCTCTTTCAGGGCGTCCAGCGCTGCGTTCACCTGCCCGCGCCCGCCGTCAATCAGCAGCAGGTCCGGCAGCGGCAGCTTGTCGGCCAGGCTGCCGGTAAAGCGCCGGGTGATGGTCTGGCGCATGGCGGTGTAATCGTCGGGGTGATCCAGGCCCCTGACCTTGAAGCGGCGGTGTTCCCCGCGCCGCGCCCGCCCACCCTCGAACACCACCATCCCGGAGACGATGTTGGTGCCGAACAGGTTCGAGTTGTCGTAGCCCTCAATGCGCCAGGGACGGTCCGGCAGCGCCAGCACCTCGCGCAGCGCGTCCAGGCCCGGGTGGTCGCCCCGGCGCTCCAGCAGCGCAAGTTCAGATTCCAGCCCCGTCTGGGCGTTGCGCTGCGCCATGTCCACGAGGTCCACCTTGTCGCCGCGCTTGGGCGTGCGCATCTCGATCTTGCGCCCGGCCCGGGCCGAGAGAAACTCGCTCCACACCGGCGCGTCCTCGAAGTCGGCGGGCAGCAGAATCAGCCCCGGCACATGGGTGGCCTGGGTGTAGTAATCCTGCACAAAGGCTTCCACGATCTCGCCCAGCGGCGCGTCCTCGGTGCCCGAGAGAAAGCGCTTGTCGCGCCCCACCACGCGCCCGCCGCGCATGCGAAACAGCTGCACCATCGCGTATTCCCCCGCCTGCGCCGCGCCCAGGAAATCCAGGTCCGTCTCGTCGCTCACAAAGGCGTGCTGCTCGGTGCCAAACAGCTTCTCCACCGCCTGCACCCGGTCACGCAGGCGCGCGGCCTGCTCGAAATCCTGGCTCTGGGCCGCCACCTTCATGTCGTCTTTCAAGCGGGCCACCACGGGGGCCGCGCGGCCCTCCAGCAGCGATTTCACGTCCTCGACCACGCGGGCGTAGGCGCCCATTTCGGCCCGGTCCACGCAGGGGCCCAGGCAGCGGCCCATGTGAAAGTTCAGGCAGGGCCGGGCCTTTTTCTGCAGCGGCAACCCCGAGTTCTTGCGCAGCGGAAAC
The window above is part of the Deinococcus arcticus genome. Proteins encoded here:
- a CDS encoding phosphotransferase; this translates as MPDTLEHGDFWPTNVAVRGDQAVFFDFSDATITHPFFSLRLFLAELGTFLPEQPQARDRIVEAYLSAWAGVSTPALLRRAYELSRPVAAFHAALLYVGHILPALEAQWEMENMAVWALHDLLRELEVAVL
- the chrA gene encoding chromate efflux transporter, whose translation is MAPRPEGQGPDGPAPGRGDRAAASPLPRGTVLEVLLAFGRLGLTSFGGPVAHLGYFRTEFVHRRRWLDEPAYAELVALCQFLPGPASSQVGMALGLQRAGLPGALAAWVGFTLPSAALMVLLALGISRAGDLAGAGGLRGLKLVAVAVVAQAVLGMARTLTPDRPRAALALAAAVVTLLAPAPVVQVLIMGAAGLIGWRWLPARVGSAGEARPAALSRRVGAVCLGLFGALLLALPLLRGVVGGPVLEVLDSFYRAGALVFGGGHVVLPLLEAEVVSPGWVTPDAFLVGYGAVQAVPGPLFTFSAYLGAVAEVGLPRLLAAGLALGAIFLPAFLLVAGALPFWAHWRTRPGAQAALRGVNAAVVGLLLAALYSPVFTGAVASPLDFALVLAAFAALEQGRVPPWLVVGAGAALGGVLR
- a CDS encoding MIP/aquaporin family protein, encoding MAPSLGRAAVAEGLGTFALVFFGPGAAVVQAQTGALGHLGVALVFGLSVMAVLATLGPVSGAHINPAATLALALCGQLPRAWVAPYVAAQLTGAVLAALALLALLGREGGLGVTVPAGSAAQSFGLELLLTFFLLLAALRAGRPWVVGGVVALAAAMGGPISGASMNPARSFGPALVSGIWTAHWLYWVAPALGAGLAAGVHLWLGAPARPQAPAGGSADRGASA
- a CDS encoding arsenate reductase ArsC, which produces MRRVLILCTHNSARSQMAEGLVRAAAARLGVALDVHSAGTEATRVKPEAVAVMAELGVDLSGHTSKTLWDVPDAQRFDYVVTVCDSAAAGCPVYPAATQRRHYPFVDPSGGSLARWRAVRDQMKLQFDAFVQALQAGEAPPPGHLDSPAVPVA
- a CDS encoding ArsR/SmtB family transcription factor, which produces MTLTAPTVLDQLKALAQDTRYDLVRHLAQGERCVCDLEALLGLPQSKVSYHLNVLKEAGMVAAEQRGKNVYYTLKTAPLFLLGGQLLTDLFPDHPGLTHQAKSVC
- a CDS encoding aspartate kinase; its protein translation is MGYELLVMKFGGTNMQDARAVRHSASLAGRSIQGGVKVVVVVSAMAGVTNSLLKLAGAAQAGDIASANDEIALLRTRHFAAAQELGAAPDSAVVRELREMHETLRQAVYGVYLLRELTPRSRDLIVAFGERLSAPLMSLALEQAGLRAHHLTGGEAGILTDTHFGNAKPLPGTYERVKDRLSGLLAAGVTPVVAGFMGETDKGAITTLGRGGTDFSATIVGKALGADEVWAWKDVDGVMSADPRVVKDARNIEVLSYGEVMELAYFGAKVLHPLAVTPLQESGIPLRVKSAADPDFPGTLVQAEARDEAGHPVKAVTAIRNVSIINVSGAGVLGIPEVIASVFDAIARENVTLLMVSQSSSMSNVSLAVQTADAERTLTALRAGVSLELQIEEQPGVAVLAIVGSGMRGQRGVSARMFTALADEDVNILMISQGSSELNVSVAVEGEHVETATRAVHRAFDLGQRALA
- a CDS encoding phosphatase PAP2 family protein produces the protein MFDRVRREFLPFVRQRWRSLLLLLLGVLVPLLLFTELAEEVIEEGGFAWDQAVLAWYAAQRTPGLTQAAEVLAQVAGVKVLPFVTLAIAWLLGQAGRGQGRPHGWFLLTGVLGATALNVAAKLVFQRPRPDELVAVLTEPGFSFPSGHAMANAAFGFAMALVFWRSRAGWPVAVFGLCWAVLVGTSRNYLGVHYPSDVLAGVTASTAWVAGLYMLMARRWPGLRGSPAGPRDTRE
- a CDS encoding M12 family metallopeptidase, coding for MKHTFALLPLATLALLAGCAGQAPLPEGAALNLQGGPTFRVDLRETPLNALDAAARTRLSQDTAVEVTLRSGTALMYRNVAGHIVVDGDMLLGRSEDAAEVLARLDKAPAGSLGTQSLSRFAAGGGNWANRTVPYFWKQGALTATQAAAVNAAVERWNAQAGATLRWVWNPGATHKVEFVVGGGGCGSSYVGAIGGTQPLTIAPNCFNNSTIIHEMGHASGFHHEHQRCDRDNYITVGSAYVGDTTNFGRTCSAYTHGPYDYDSVMNYFPPYIYARSQPVGTYNGSPGNLGKVPDLSRGDLFALQAIYPGGTTPPPTTGRTYTGTLGSGAATVQPGSSGFSYAGGTLKGALTGPAGSDFDLYLQRWSGSAWGTVAQSTSPGHTEAITSAAGAGTYRWYIYSYSGSGAYSLVETK
- the uvrC gene encoding excinuclease ABC subunit UvrC, giving the protein MHPDDLPVLPTTPGVYIFRKGGTPIYIGKAKNLRARVGQHFKAGGKSGKFTALADTLEFITARNEVEALVLEANLIKQHRPHYNVTLKDDKHYPFLKLTNEAFPMLVVTRRVLKDGGSYYGPYPDSSAVRRVKHLIDTMFPLRKNSGLPLQKKARPCLNFHMGRCLGPCVDRAEMGAYARVVEDVKSLLEGRAAPVVARLKDDMKVAAQSQDFEQAARLRDRVQAVEKLFGTEQHAFVSDETDLDFLGAAQAGEYAMVQLFRMRGGRVVGRDKRFLSGTEDAPLGEIVEAFVQDYYTQATHVPGLILLPADFEDAPVWSEFLSARAGRKIEMRTPKRGDKVDLVDMAQRNAQTGLESELALLERRGDHPGLDALREVLALPDRPWRIEGYDNSNLFGTNIVSGMVVFEGGRARRGEHRRFKVRGLDHPDDYTAMRQTITRRFTGSLADKLPLPDLLLIDGGRGQVNAALDALKEAKLHLPVVGLAKREERLILPGRYGAQWWLDGGTEIGVDRELLLPHSHPALRVLIGVRDEVHQYAVTYHRKLRGQDMLRSVFDDLPGIGQKRRDALLEHFTSLEDLAGAPVEQIAAVPGMTMRAAQSVKTFLSEREARQAPVTG